One segment of Pleuronectes platessa chromosome 21, fPlePla1.1, whole genome shotgun sequence DNA contains the following:
- the cops3 gene encoding COP9 signalosome complex subunit 3: MASALEQFVNNVRQLSAQGQMTQLCELINKSGELLAKNLSHLDTVLGALDIQEHSLGVLAVLFVKFSMPNIPDFETLFSQVQLFISTCNGEHIRYATDTFAGLCHQLTNALVERKQPLRGVVILKQAIDKMQMNTNQLTSVHADLCQLCLLAKCFKPALPFLELDMMDICKENGAYDAKHFLCYYYYGGMIYTGLKNFERALYFYEQAITTPAMAVSHIMLEAYKKYILVSLILHGKVQQLPKYTSQIVGRFIKPLSNAYHELAQVYTTNNPAELRNVVNKHSETFTRDNNTGLVKQCLSSLYKKNIQRLTKTFLTLSLQDMASRVQLSGPQEAEKYVLHMIEDGEIYASINQKDGMVCFHDNPEKYNNPAMLHKIDQEMLKCIELDEKLKSMDQEITVNPQFVQKSMGSAEDDVGSKTSSYS, from the exons ATGGCTTCAGCCTTGGAGCAGTTTGTGAACAACGTGCGGCAGCTCTCCGCTCAAG GCCAGATgactcagctgtgtgagttgATCAACAAAAGCGGGGAGCTGCTGGCCAAAAATCTGTCCCACCTGGACACGGTGCTGGGGGCCTTGGACATCCAGGAGCACTCCCTAGGCGTGTTGGCTGTGCT ATTTGTGAAGTTCTCCATGCCAAACATCCCCGACTTTGAGACCCTCTTCTCTCAAGTCCAGCTCTTCATCAGTACCTGCAATGGGGAGCACATTAGATATGCAACAGACACTT TTGCTGGTCTCTGCCACCAGTTGACAAACGCCCTTGTAGAGCGCAAACAG CCATTGAGGGGTGTCGTCATCCTAAAACAGGCAATAGACAAAATGCAGATGAACACAAACCAACTTACCTCAGTTCATGCAGACCTGTGTCAG CTGTGCTTGTTAGCAAAGTGCTTCAAGCCCGCCCTGCCCTTCTTGGAGCTGGACATGATGGACATCTGTAAGGAGAATGGAGCGTATGACGCAAAGCACTTTTTATGCTACTACTACTATGGTGGCATGATCTACACGGGCCTCAAAAACTTTGAAAGAGCACTGTATTTTTATGAACAG GCAATAACCACTCCAGCCATGGCAGTGAGCCACATCATGTTGGAAGCCTATAAGAAATACATCCTGGTTTCACTCATTCTCCACGGCAAAGTGCAACAGCTGCCCAAATACACCTCACAAATAGTAGGGAGGTTCATCAAG CCCCTGAGCAACGCATACCATGAGTTAGCTCAGGTTTACACCACCAACAACCCGGCTGAGCTGCGCAACGTGGTCAACAAACACAGCGAGACCTTCACACGAGACAACAACACAGGCCTGGTCAAACAGTGCCTCTCCTCCCTCTACAAGAAGAACATTCAGCGGCTAACAAag ACTTTCCTGACACTGTCTTTGCAAGACATGGCGAGTCGAGTGCAGCTGTCGGGCCCCCAGGAGGCAGAGAAATACGTCTTACACATG ATTGAAGATGGTGAGATCTATGCTAGCATTAACCAAAAGGATGGTATGGTTTGCTTCCACGACAACCCTGAAAAATACAACAACCCAGCAATGCTTCACAAAATTGACCAAGAG aTGTTGAAATGTATAGAGCTGGATGAGAAGCTAAAGTCTATGGATCAAGAAATCACAGTAAACCCACAATTTGTGCAGAAG aGTATGGGATCAGCAGAGGACGATGTTGGTAGCAAAACATCAAGTTACTCCTGA
- the usp22 gene encoding ubiquitin carboxyl-terminal hydrolase 22 has translation MSPAGCPHVSSFKVDNWKQNLRVIYQCFVWSGSAETRKRKAKSCICHMCGAHLNRLHSCLYCVFFACFAKKHIHEHAKSKRHNLAIDLLYGGIYCFMCQDYIYDKDMEQIAKEEQRKAWKMQGIGEKYSTWEPTKRELELLRHNPKRRRITSNCTIGLRGLINLGNTCFMNCIVQALTHTPLLRDFFLSDRHKCEMQSNSCLVCEMSQLFQEFYSGHRSPHIPFRLLHLVWTHARHLAGYEQQDAHEFLIAALDVLHRHCKDDNGKKANNPNHCNCIIDQIFTGGLQSDVTCQVCHGVSTTIDPFWDISLDLPGSSTPFWPLSPGGDGSALNGESHTTGATTLTDCLRRFTRPEHLGSSAKIKCSGCHSYQESTKQLTMKKLPIVACFHLKRFEHSAKLRRKITTYVSFPLELDMTPFMASSKESRMNGQYQQTMDPFNNDNKYSLFAVVNHQGTLESGHYTTFIRQHKDQWFKCDDAIITKASIKDVLDSEGYLLFYHKQFLEYE, from the exons ATGAGTCCCGCGGGCTGCCCCCATGTCAGCAGCTTCAAGGTGGACAACTGGAAGCAGAACCTGAGGGTCATTTATCAGTGTTTCGTGTGGAGCGGGTCGGCGGAGACGAGGAAACGCAAG GCCAAGTCATGTATCTGCCACATGTGCGGCGCCCACCTGAACAGACTCCACtcctgcctctactgcgtcttcTTCGCCTGCTTTGCCAAAAAACACATCCACGAGCACGCCAAGAGCAAGAGGCATAACCTag CTATTGACCTGCTGTACGGAGGAATTTACTGCTTTATGTGCCAAGACTACATTTATGACAAAGACATGGAACAGATTGCCAAAGAGGAGCAAAGGAAAGCATGGAAAATGCAAG GCATAGGGGAGAAGTACTCAACGTGGGAGCCAACCaagagggagctggagctgctccgCCACAACCCCAAGAGGAGGAGAATCACCTCCAACTGTACTATTG GCCTCCGCGGTCTGATAAACCTGGGCAACACATGCTTCATGAACTGCATTGTCCAGGCGCTGACGCACACTCCGCTATTGCGTGACTTCTTCCTGTCTGACCGACACAAATGCGAGATGCAGAGCAACTCCTGCTTGGTGTGTGAGATGTCGCAACTCTTCCAGGAG TTCTACTCAGGCCATCGCTCTCCTCACATCCCGTTCCGCCTCCTCCACCTGGTGTGGACTCACGCCCGTCACCTGGCTGGTTACGAGCAGCAAGATGCCCACGAGTTCCTCATTGCGGCGCTGGACGTCCTGCACAGACACTGCAAAG atgaTAACGGAAAGAAAGCCAACAACCCAAACCACTGTAACTGCATCATCGACCAAATCTTCACAGGGGGCCTGCAGTCTGACGTCACCTGTCAAGTCTGCca TGGTGTTTCGACAACCATCGACCCGTTCTGGGACATCAGCCTGGACCTGCCGGGATCCTCCACGCCGTTCTGGCCCCTCAGCCCCGGAGGAGATGGATCGGCCCTCAACGGAGAGAGTCACACCACCGGAGCCACAACGCTCACAGATTGTCTCCGCAG GTTCACCAGACCAGAGCACCTGGGCAGCAGCGCTAAGATCAAGTGCAGTGGTTGCCATAGTTACCAGGAATCCACTAAGCAGCTGACCATGAAGAAGCTGCCCATTGTGGCCTGCTTTCACCTCAaa AGGTTTGAGCATTCAGCCAAACTGCGGCGGAAGATCACAACGTACGTCTCCTTCCCACTGGAGCTGGACATGACGCCCTTCATGGCCTCCAG TAAAGAGAGCAGGATGAATGGGCAGTACCAGCAGACCATGGACCCCTTCAACAACGACAACAA GTATAGTCTTTTTGCTGTGGTTAACCACCAGGGGACACTAGAGAGCGGCCATTACACCACCTTCATCCGGCAGCACAAGGACCAGTGGTTCAAATGTGACGACGCCATCATCACCAAGGCCAGCATCAAGGATGTGTTGGACAGTGAAGG GTACCTCTTGTTTTACCACAAACAGTTCCTGGAGTATGAATAG